The Argentina anserina chromosome 5, drPotAnse1.1, whole genome shotgun sequence genome includes the window TAAGCCCTGAGTTGAACATAACAATCGCTTTGTTGATGTCTTCATTGCATCGGGTGCTGTTTCCACGAAATCTTGCTAGTTCATAAGGTATGCATCCAATTTGGCCAATGGCTGTGACGATCACTTTTCTAGCTCCAAAGGAATACAGTTGCTGAAGAAAAACACAGAACAAATAATCTAGTTATTAGAGACTTTGTTTTTTCATCTAGTAGTAAATCTAGGTCATATATAgagatataatatatattattatcttGAAACTAGATTCCCAACATGACCTTGATATGTTGGGTATTTCAAACACTTGGAACAACAGTTGGTGATGGTTTTTTGGATTAAGTACTTACAGTGAGCTGGCGCGAGTAATCCTGAAGAAGTGCTGCAGCATAAGCTTTTGTAGTGAAATCGGAACTGGTCGAGTAGAAGTCAGTCATGAAATAATTGTTAAGATAATCATTACTCCCCATCCCAGAATAGAAGATGCATCTGCTGAGATAGCTGTTTAGTGCATTGGCGTCTCCTCTAAACAACCTTCTCATTTCTGGCAGTATATCATTTCCAAAGATCGAAACTTGTTGGTTCATCGACGTGTGACCTCCCTGTACGTACATGGAAACAAAATATTACATACATGCACTACGAAAATCTTTAAATAATGGTCGCAGAAAAGCCAAAATCAAAAGGATTCAACGTATCATGCAGACAAGAAGATATTACCATCATGATGCAAGAACTAGGTACCAGTTGAGTGAGTTAACTCTGAAATGTGATAACTATATAGATGAATGTCAGAGTAAAGATATTATTAGTTATTACCAAATTATCTCCAGTTTCATCTCGAATACCAGATGCTCCTGATGCCAGATTTGCTCCCCTCATAAGTGCAGCTCCACGAGTTCTTGAATAAGGTGGAATAAAATTTCGAAACCCCAGAAGCTGAGCTGCAAATGCCACAAGAATAGTGTTAGATTACAATATTTCAGTTCACAGTAACAAGGCATACCTAGAAACCACGTATAAGAGCTGCTTAGTATCTTGATAAGGTACTAAAATGCCTTGGTCACTAAACATTCTGAAGAATGATGTTCAATGAAAAGAAATTGATGTGCGTACACATTCACCTTACCTAGTACATCAACATAGGTTCGGCCATTTGTGAAGCGACCGGTGACACCCTGCGGAAAGTCGATGCCATAAGGCCTATAGTTTGCCCTAGAAAGTGTGATCAGTCGATTGTTGTTTCCATTGTCCACCAACGAGTCGCCGAAAATGAAGAAGCAAGGGACTCGCTGTTGTGGCTGCGAGCAAGCCCTGGTACTCAACCGCAGCCAAACCACTAGTACAAAAAACAACCTCCCCAACTCATTAAACTTCCTCATCCCGTACTATGATATTGGATCATAGCTACTCGTTGCTACAATTTTATAGACATGTTTCAAGGCCTTCTCCTAATAGCTATAAAGCTACTCACGTGTGATATGgttgtgatgatgatgaagacttGTGAATAAAGCAACTTTTAGCTCAGCAGCGGTGGTTTATAGACAACTATATATCCTGTGAACTGCTATAAATATTGCCATTTTCATACATACTAGAAACAGCTGAGATCAATTACATCTGTCTGTACGCACATTCATTTGATCCATTTATATGTATAGAGGGAAACAAAAGTGTTCCATTGACAAAGCGCTCATCCTTTTGTAGCTATGATAGACAATGTTAATACTTTTCTAATTACAATTTTTCATAGATCAACTAATTTTAGGTTCGTCACAATTTAAGGAGGGGAGATCTTCTCACCAGTTACTATGGACTTGCTAACAAATATTTTGTTTGCTTTAAAATGTCAGAAATCTAATCTTGGTTCTTTGAGTCGATGAGAGGTTGTCCATCATAAATAGTGAGATAAGAAATACTGGTAGTGCCCGAACAAGTTGCTCATGCAGGATGCATACttttattcgtcccacgtatATGAATGTGCGACTTCAATATTCCTCCAATATCTATCGATCATCACACTTATCCTCCTCAAGTCATCAATGTTATCTTTCCCAATTCTTCAAAGCTTGTAATAGAGCTTTAAGTTAGTTTCTTCTTAATTTTCGCCTGTTGCTTGGTTTCTAactatgaaaaagaaaaagaaaaatactcagaAAATTACATTGCCAGAGCCTGAACTTCAATCCTGTAACATACAAAATCATTTGAACTTGTTCACAATAGATGTTTAAAACTCGCAAGTCAAAAAGCACTGAGAAAGAGCCAAGAAAGTTAGAATCTGGTACTACGACTCTAGGAATTTCTTGGAAATTATCAACAAGGATGAGAGGTATGGTAATCAAATTGTTTCTAGATTTATAGTTATCTATATTTCACTACTTACTCTCTCTACTTAATGTGTCTCCAAAATTATATGGTGAAAATAGGAGTAAACTCACATGCAGGCCACAGCAGCTTCAGAAGCAAGATGATAACGCTTACTCCCAGAAAATTTCTGTCTGAACTGCTCAAAATTACCAGACTTAATCGCCTCCCTTACTGAACGGAAGAAACCTAGGTAGTGGTGGGTATTATGTCTGCAAATAAAACAATGACAAGATTATCACaaacacattaaaaaaaaaagacgaaTGTAAAACAATATTGGAAGCATATAGTAGCCCATACATCTCAAGTAGAATCTGAGCCAGCATTTCATGAACATTGAGCAGGTGATTAATGTACGCTTTTGTATGATTCTGGCATGTGTAACAGTTACAATTTTCAACAATTGGTGAAGTGTCTTTCCTgtacgaaaaaaaaaatgtcaccGTAACATCTGTTGTGAGCACACTGCaattgttaatttttaatgtATTGGGCATTAACTGATCCGGAAATATTCTATGAAAATGCTGAGACTGACTTCATAACTTTATGTCCCAAAATGAAATGCTATTCCACCCTGCATTATCtctaaattaaaataatagcATCTATTTATCACCAAACCAATAGCC containing:
- the LOC126796052 gene encoding GDSL esterase/lipase At1g33811; this encodes MRKFNELGRLFFVLVVWLRLSTRACSQPQQRVPCFFIFGDSLVDNGNNNRLITLSRANYRPYGIDFPQGVTGRFTNGRTYVDVLAQLLGFRNFIPPYSRTRGAALMRGANLASGASGIRDETGDNLGGHTSMNQQVSIFGNDILPEMRRLFRGDANALNSYLSRCIFYSGMGSNDYLNNYFMTDFYSTSSDFTTKAYAAALLQDYSRQLTQLYSFGARKVIVTAIGQIGCIPYELARFRGNSTRCNEDINKAIVMFNSGLKKLVDNFNGGQLPGAKFVYVDAYQSNVDLYKNPNASGFDVIDKGCCGVGRNNGQLTCLPLQEACRERTKYLFWDAFHPTDIANVGFGRATFSSGRYTYPINIQQLAML